The following coding sequences are from one Streptomyces sp. NBC_01232 window:
- a CDS encoding ATP-binding cassette domain-containing protein, whose protein sequence is MRYAIQAEGLAKRFKETRALNGVDLEVPAGTVLGLLGPNGAGKTTAVRIFATLLRPDEGRAEVGGHDVVREAGLVRSLIGLTGQYAAVDENMTGTENLLMIGRLLGMSRGGARARSAELLDRFHLTDAAGRAVKTYSGGMRRRLDLAASLVGRPQILFLDEPTTGLDPHSRGEVWDMLRVLVAEGMTTLLTTQYLDEADRLANSIVVIDNGRVIADGTPDELKAQVGGQVLHLRPVRPADLDAAHALVAEEAGPQAKTEGNGIIAPVNDPALMPRVVRRLDQSGIAVAELTLRRSSLDEVFIALTGHRAEPGAPPRGDTDADADDDADEQYAEARSPS, encoded by the coding sequence GTGAGGTACGCGATCCAGGCCGAGGGCCTGGCCAAGCGGTTCAAGGAGACCCGCGCGCTGAACGGGGTGGACCTCGAGGTGCCGGCGGGGACGGTACTGGGCCTGCTCGGCCCCAATGGCGCGGGCAAAACGACCGCGGTCCGTATCTTCGCCACCCTGCTGCGCCCGGACGAGGGGCGGGCCGAGGTGGGCGGGCACGACGTGGTGCGGGAGGCGGGGCTGGTCCGCTCGCTGATCGGGCTGACCGGGCAGTACGCGGCCGTGGACGAGAACATGACCGGCACGGAGAACCTGCTGATGATCGGGCGTCTGCTCGGGATGTCGCGCGGCGGTGCCCGGGCCCGCTCCGCCGAGCTGCTCGACCGCTTTCACCTCACTGACGCGGCGGGACGGGCCGTGAAGACCTACTCCGGCGGAATGCGGCGCCGGCTCGACCTCGCGGCCAGCCTGGTCGGGCGTCCGCAGATCCTCTTCCTGGACGAGCCGACCACCGGACTCGATCCGCACAGCCGCGGCGAGGTGTGGGACATGCTGCGCGTTCTGGTGGCGGAGGGCATGACCACCCTGCTGACCACGCAGTATCTGGACGAAGCCGACCGGCTGGCCAACAGCATCGTGGTGATCGACAACGGGCGGGTGATCGCCGACGGTACGCCGGACGAACTGAAGGCCCAGGTCGGCGGTCAGGTCCTGCACCTGCGCCCGGTCCGGCCGGCCGATCTCGACGCGGCGCACGCCCTGGTCGCGGAGGAGGCGGGGCCGCAGGCCAAGACCGAGGGCAACGGAATCATCGCCCCCGTCAACGACCCGGCGCTCATGCCGCGCGTCGTCCGTCGCCTCGACCAGTCGGGTATCGCCGTCGCGGAGCTCACGCTGCGTCGCTCGTCCCTGGACGAGGTGTTCATCGCCCTGACCGGCCACCGCGCCGAGCCGGGCGCACCCCCTCGGGGCGACACCGATGCCGACGCCGACGACGACGCGGACGAGCAGTACGCAGAAGCACGGAGTCCGTCATGA
- a CDS encoding ABC transporter permease — MTGTTLTDGLGRGGRVRPLAALRQTATMAWRSLVSVKHNPLELVDYSITPIMFVFLFTYVFGGQMAGSPQEYLQYALAGIIVQNTLFMSMYTAMSLNTDLTKGVFDRLRSLPIARSAPLFGRIVADLAKQLWAMLLMIALGLVLGFEITGGPAGFLGATVLLLVFAAAVSWTAVLIGMVAGDAEKVQVFAFTFIFPLTFTSSAFVEVDTMPGWLQAWVEVNPVTHLSDAFRGLLLGTPAGEAILWSLVWAVGITAVFMPLAMRAYRSESH; from the coding sequence ATGACCGGCACGACGCTCACGGACGGCCTCGGACGCGGCGGCCGGGTCCGGCCGCTCGCCGCCCTGCGGCAGACCGCCACCATGGCCTGGCGCAGCCTGGTCTCGGTGAAGCACAACCCGCTGGAGCTCGTCGACTACAGCATCACACCGATCATGTTCGTGTTCCTGTTCACCTACGTCTTCGGCGGGCAGATGGCGGGCTCCCCTCAGGAGTACCTCCAGTACGCGCTTGCGGGGATCATCGTTCAGAACACGCTGTTCATGAGCATGTATACCGCCATGTCGCTGAACACCGACCTCACCAAGGGCGTGTTCGACCGGCTCCGCAGTCTGCCGATCGCCCGTTCGGCGCCGTTGTTCGGCCGGATCGTGGCGGACCTCGCCAAACAGCTCTGGGCGATGCTGCTGATGATCGCGCTGGGGCTGGTGCTGGGCTTCGAGATCACCGGCGGTCCGGCCGGTTTCCTCGGCGCGACGGTGCTGCTGCTCGTCTTCGCCGCGGCCGTCTCGTGGACGGCGGTGCTGATCGGGATGGTGGCCGGGGACGCGGAGAAGGTTCAGGTCTTCGCCTTCACCTTCATCTTCCCGCTCACCTTCACCAGCAGCGCGTTCGTCGAGGTCGACACCATGCCCGGATGGCTCCAGGCATGGGTCGAGGTCAACCCCGTGACACATCTGTCGGACGCGTTCCGCGGGCTGCTGCTCGGCACTCCGGCCGGCGAGGCGATTCTCTGGTCGCTGGTCTGGGCGGTCGGCATCACGGCGGTCTTCATGCCCCTGGCGATGCGCGCCTACCGCTCCGAGAGCCACTGA
- a CDS encoding S66 family peptidase produces MDPRYPVKPRPGDQVAVLSPSSGLPGLFPMPYELGLRRLLEDFGLKPVEYPTTRTMGATPEDRAADIHAAFADPDIKAVITSIGGDDQITVLPHLDRDLIRANPKPFLGYSDNTNLLLFLRNLGIVGYHGGSVMVGFGRPGAMHPSTADSLRAALFTSGEYELTAADTYGDVNSPWEDPHTFESEPFMEPADGWSWHNADRVVEGISWGGNLEIISWLLMADRVVQPVDSYAGNVLFLETSEEMPPAEEVYRVLRSVGERGLLQQFPALLMGRAKSWSFENPLDAEGKAHYRLQQREAVLRALRQYAPDTMVVFDVELGHTDPQVVIPVGGRIRVDGPARRIVVTY; encoded by the coding sequence ATGGATCCGCGCTACCCCGTGAAACCCCGCCCCGGAGACCAGGTCGCCGTACTGTCGCCCTCGTCCGGCCTCCCCGGTCTCTTCCCGATGCCGTACGAGCTCGGGCTGCGCCGGCTCCTGGAGGACTTCGGTCTGAAGCCGGTGGAGTACCCGACGACCCGGACGATGGGTGCGACGCCCGAGGACCGGGCCGCGGACATCCACGCCGCCTTCGCGGACCCCGACATCAAGGCCGTGATCACCAGCATCGGCGGCGACGACCAGATCACCGTCCTTCCCCACCTCGACCGTGACCTGATACGCGCCAACCCCAAGCCGTTCCTCGGCTACAGCGACAACACCAACCTGCTGCTGTTCCTCAGGAACTTGGGCATCGTCGGCTACCACGGCGGGTCGGTCATGGTCGGCTTCGGACGGCCCGGCGCGATGCACCCGTCGACCGCCGACTCGCTGCGGGCGGCGCTGTTCACGTCGGGCGAGTACGAGCTCACCGCGGCGGACACCTACGGAGACGTCAACAGCCCCTGGGAGGACCCGCACACCTTCGAATCCGAGCCGTTCATGGAGCCGGCCGACGGCTGGTCCTGGCACAACGCCGACCGGGTCGTCGAAGGCATCAGCTGGGGCGGCAACCTGGAGATCATCTCCTGGCTGCTGATGGCCGACCGCGTGGTGCAGCCGGTCGACTCCTACGCCGGAAACGTGCTGTTCCTGGAGACCTCCGAGGAAATGCCGCCCGCCGAGGAGGTCTACCGGGTCCTTCGGAGCGTGGGCGAGCGCGGACTGCTGCAGCAGTTCCCCGCACTGCTCATGGGCAGGGCGAAGAGCTGGTCGTTCGAGAACCCGCTCGACGCCGAGGGCAAGGCGCACTACCGCCTGCAGCAGCGCGAGGCCGTCCTGCGCGCCCTGCGGCAGTACGCCCCCGACACCATGGTGGTGTTCGACGTCGAACTCGGCCACACCGACCCGCAAGTCGTCATCCCGGTCGGAGGCCGTATCCGGGTGGACGGCCCGGCGCGGAGGATCGTCGTCACCTACTGA
- a CDS encoding C40 family peptidase, whose product MSCFRTDFRKAPKGLLPTCCCPRARAALSLLLLTAAALTGPAAPAHAAAPYGARAVAVAASKQGSPYAYGATGPKRFDCSGLTLYAFKKAGKRLPRTADQQYEHTRHIPEADRAAGDLVFFPSGSTMTHVGIYAGDDRIWHAPRPGTRVRLERIWSSAVRYGRAT is encoded by the coding sequence ATGTCCTGCTTCAGGACCGACTTCCGAAAGGCCCCCAAGGGCCTTCTCCCCACGTGCTGTTGCCCCAGAGCACGCGCCGCACTCTCCCTGCTGCTCCTGACGGCCGCCGCACTGACCGGCCCCGCAGCCCCGGCGCACGCCGCCGCCCCGTATGGCGCCAGAGCCGTCGCGGTGGCCGCATCCAAACAGGGCTCGCCGTATGCCTACGGCGCCACCGGCCCCAAACGCTTCGACTGTTCGGGCCTCACCCTCTACGCCTTCAAGAAGGCCGGCAAACGCCTCCCGCGCACCGCGGACCAGCAGTACGAGCACACCCGCCACATCCCCGAGGCCGATCGCGCGGCCGGGGACCTGGTCTTCTTCCCCAGCGGCTCGACCATGACCCACGTGGGCATCTACGCCGGCGACGACCGGATCTGGCATGCCCCGCGACCCGGAACCCGGGTACGCCTGGAGCGGATCTGGAGCTCAGCGGTCCGCTATGGGCGGGCCACCTGA
- a CDS encoding MFS transporter, with protein MVRPGSLSTLRHKPFRLFLLARLISMSGTAMAPVALAFAVFGFDSSPASLAIVLACNTAPQLVLLLVGGVVADRFSRQRVMVIGNLVPAVTQGCVALLVATGTATTGRIALFAALAGCASALTQPAMNSLLPQLVDPGELQQANALMRLPGNVVRILAPAVGGALVALVGPEPTLAWDAASFAVAAFLCSRLDGPGPARTATASVFRDFKDGWKEFSRLSWIWSYALSGTVVVALWLGGYQLLGPVIARNGHLGASSWGIVQGALAAGLLLGGIVSLKWKPSRIMVVCVCANVPLALPFLALALGAPLPVLAGATVMAGIGLDIAIVCWNTAVQEQLPPEVLGRVTSFSSAGELMSVPLGYLAVGAVATRLGTESVLLWSAVLMVSASLALLLVPSVRAVRRLPAGTGPVVVAAATAVVAGERSPRGRNGRTPDQVARP; from the coding sequence ATGGTTCGACCGGGATCTCTCTCCACGCTGCGGCACAAACCGTTCAGGCTGTTCCTCCTCGCACGGCTCATCTCGATGAGCGGAACGGCGATGGCTCCCGTGGCCCTGGCCTTCGCGGTGTTCGGGTTCGACAGCAGTCCGGCGTCCCTGGCGATCGTCCTCGCCTGCAACACCGCGCCCCAGCTGGTCCTCCTCCTCGTCGGAGGAGTCGTCGCGGACCGGTTCTCCCGTCAACGGGTCATGGTGATCGGCAACTTGGTGCCGGCCGTCACCCAGGGCTGCGTCGCCCTGCTCGTGGCGACGGGAACGGCCACCACCGGGCGGATCGCCCTCTTCGCGGCGCTGGCGGGCTGCGCGTCGGCCCTGACCCAGCCCGCCATGAACAGCCTGCTGCCGCAGCTCGTCGATCCCGGCGAGCTGCAGCAGGCGAACGCGCTGATGCGGTTGCCCGGCAATGTGGTCCGCATCCTCGCGCCGGCGGTCGGCGGCGCCCTCGTCGCACTCGTCGGCCCGGAACCGACCCTGGCCTGGGACGCCGCCAGCTTCGCGGTCGCGGCCTTCCTCTGCAGCCGTCTCGACGGTCCCGGACCCGCCAGGACCGCGACTGCTTCAGTCTTCCGTGACTTCAAGGATGGCTGGAAAGAGTTCTCCCGTCTTTCCTGGATCTGGTCCTATGCGCTGTCCGGCACCGTGGTCGTCGCCCTCTGGCTCGGCGGCTATCAGCTCCTCGGCCCGGTGATCGCCCGCAACGGTCATCTGGGTGCTTCCTCCTGGGGAATCGTCCAGGGCGCACTCGCGGCAGGCCTGCTCCTGGGCGGAATCGTTTCGCTCAAGTGGAAACCGTCCAGAATCATGGTCGTGTGCGTCTGCGCCAATGTGCCTCTCGCGCTGCCCTTCCTGGCACTCGCCCTGGGCGCCCCGCTCCCCGTGCTGGCCGGGGCGACGGTCATGGCCGGCATCGGCCTCGACATCGCGATCGTGTGCTGGAACACCGCCGTGCAGGAACAGCTGCCGCCCGAGGTGCTCGGGCGGGTCACCTCCTTCAGCTCGGCCGGTGAGCTCATGTCGGTGCCGCTGGGCTACCTCGCGGTGGGAGCCGTCGCGACCCGGCTCGGTACGGAATCCGTCCTGCTCTGGAGTGCCGTACTGATGGTGTCGGCGAGCCTGGCGCTGTTGCTCGTCCCGAGCGTGCGGGCCGTCCGCAGGCTGCCCGCGGGCACCGGGCCCGTCGTGGTGGCGGCAGCGACAGCGGTAGTGGCGGGGGAGCGCAGTCCCCGGGGCCGGAACGGCCGGACGCCCGATCAGGTGGCCCGCCCATAG
- a CDS encoding MBL fold metallo-hydrolase, producing MRITKYTHACVRIEHEGRVLVIDPGTWSEPAALAGADAVLVTHEHTDHVDVLRLAGLGVPVYAPAGADIPRLEAIGVSSGTEFTAAGFRIRAVGGRHAFIYAGQPDCANLGYVIDDAVYHPGDSLHVPEQPVETLLVPVQGSWLKMVEAIDFVKAVKPQRAFGIHDAQINDRGLGSVNGWLEEETDHGYRYLRPGESL from the coding sequence ATGCGGATCACGAAGTACACCCACGCATGTGTCCGGATCGAGCACGAAGGCCGCGTCCTGGTCATCGACCCCGGGACGTGGAGCGAACCGGCCGCCCTGGCGGGCGCGGACGCGGTCCTGGTCACCCACGAACACACCGATCACGTCGACGTGCTGCGCCTGGCCGGGCTCGGTGTGCCGGTCTACGCCCCCGCCGGGGCGGACATTCCACGGCTCGAAGCCATCGGGGTGTCCTCGGGTACGGAGTTCACGGCCGCCGGCTTCCGGATACGGGCGGTCGGCGGTCGCCATGCCTTCATCTACGCCGGCCAGCCCGACTGCGCGAACCTCGGCTACGTCATCGACGACGCGGTCTACCACCCGGGTGACTCGCTGCACGTTCCCGAGCAGCCGGTCGAGACGCTCCTGGTGCCGGTGCAGGGGTCGTGGCTGAAAATGGTGGAGGCGATCGATTTCGTCAAGGCCGTGAAACCACAGCGGGCGTTCGGCATTCACGACGCCCAGATCAACGATCGAGGTCTCGGCAGCGTCAACGGCTGGCTCGAGGAGGAGACCGACCACGGGTACCGCTATCTGCGGCCGGGCGAATCCCTCTGA
- a CDS encoding DinB family protein, giving the protein MIDEQRTRPVLVGDERATLTSILQWQRDTLMMKCAGLGEDQLRMRAVPPSGLSLLGLVRHLAEVERGWFRNVLGGEDVRSYFPRNAAGEWTEFHVGNADVADSFRIWEESCERSRAIVDAAESLDVTGHSGDQAYSLHYILTHMIEEYARHNGHADLLREAIDGTTGE; this is encoded by the coding sequence ATGATCGACGAGCAGAGGACCCGGCCCGTTCTGGTGGGCGACGAGCGCGCCACGCTGACCAGCATCCTGCAGTGGCAGCGGGACACCCTGATGATGAAGTGCGCGGGCCTGGGCGAGGACCAGCTGCGGATGCGGGCGGTCCCCCCGTCCGGCCTGAGCCTGCTGGGGCTGGTGCGCCACCTCGCGGAGGTCGAGCGCGGGTGGTTCCGCAACGTCCTGGGCGGTGAGGACGTACGCAGCTACTTCCCGAGGAACGCGGCGGGGGAGTGGACCGAGTTCCACGTCGGGAACGCGGACGTGGCCGACTCGTTCAGGATCTGGGAGGAGTCGTGCGAGCGGTCACGGGCGATCGTGGACGCCGCCGAGTCCCTCGACGTGACGGGGCACTCCGGGGATCAGGCCTACTCGCTGCACTACATCCTGACCCACATGATCGAGGAGTACGCCCGCCACAACGGGCACGCGGACCTGCTGCGCGAGGCCATCGACGGCACGACGGGGGAGTGA
- a CDS encoding epoxide hydrolase family protein codes for MSDLDDRVRGFRLQVGQDELDDLKQRLARVRWPDELPGVGRAYGMPRDRMRELVAYWSEEYDWRAAEARLNEWPQFTTLIDGARVHFAHVRSPEPDATPLLMTHGWPGSLVEFQRVAGPLTDPRAHGGDPADAFHLVLPSIPGFGLSGPTTEPGWEFKRVARAFGALMDRLGYRSYGVQGGDWGAAISRELGRIRPDHVIGVHLNLLPGGGATAEPGPQELAGLSPAERERTLASWERYRIWARERQGYADIQATRPQTLAYGLNDSPVGLLAWIAEKFDEWSDPACPVDRDQMLTNVMLYWLTGTAGSAARIYYERAHAAYAGRPPEVSRTPTALADFPRDNFIPLRHIAARTDTIVRWTSYDRGGHFPAMEVPELLVGDIRAFFRQLGRPAGEIEVGRARP; via the coding sequence ATGAGTGATCTTGACGACCGGGTGCGCGGGTTTCGGCTCCAAGTGGGCCAGGACGAGCTGGACGACCTGAAGCAGCGGCTGGCGCGGGTGCGGTGGCCCGACGAGCTGCCCGGCGTCGGGCGGGCGTACGGGATGCCGCGCGACCGGATGCGGGAGCTCGTCGCGTACTGGAGCGAGGAGTACGACTGGCGGGCGGCCGAGGCACGGCTGAACGAGTGGCCGCAGTTCACCACCCTCATCGACGGCGCGCGGGTGCACTTCGCGCACGTCCGCTCGCCCGAGCCCGACGCGACGCCCCTGCTGATGACCCACGGCTGGCCGGGCTCATTGGTGGAATTCCAGCGGGTCGCGGGCCCGCTCACGGACCCCCGCGCGCACGGCGGCGATCCGGCGGACGCCTTCCATCTGGTGCTCCCGAGCATCCCCGGCTTCGGGCTCTCCGGGCCCACGACCGAGCCGGGCTGGGAGTTCAAGCGGGTGGCCCGGGCCTTCGGCGCGCTGATGGACCGCCTGGGGTACCGGTCGTACGGGGTCCAGGGCGGCGACTGGGGGGCCGCCATCTCGCGGGAACTCGGGCGGATCCGGCCGGACCATGTGATCGGAGTGCACCTGAACCTGCTCCCCGGGGGCGGGGCCACGGCCGAGCCCGGGCCGCAGGAGCTGGCCGGGCTGTCCCCCGCCGAGCGGGAGCGGACGCTGGCCTCCTGGGAGCGGTACCGGATCTGGGCCCGCGAGCGGCAGGGCTACGCCGACATCCAGGCGACCCGGCCGCAGACCCTCGCGTACGGACTGAACGACTCGCCCGTCGGGCTGCTCGCCTGGATCGCGGAGAAGTTCGACGAGTGGAGCGACCCCGCGTGCCCGGTGGACCGGGACCAGATGCTGACCAACGTCATGCTGTACTGGCTCACCGGAACGGCCGGCAGCGCGGCCCGCATCTACTACGAACGCGCGCATGCCGCGTACGCCGGACGGCCGCCCGAGGTGTCGCGGACCCCGACCGCACTGGCCGACTTCCCCCGCGACAACTTCATCCCGCTGCGTCACATCGCCGCCCGCACCGACACCATCGTGCGCTGGACCTCGTACGACCGGGGCGGCCACTTCCCCGCCATGGAGGTGCCCGAGCTGCTGGTGGGGGACATCCGCGCCTTCTTCCGGCAGCTGGGCCGTCCGGCAGGTGAAATCGAGGTGGGCAGGGCCCGCCCCTGA
- a CDS encoding ScbR family autoregulator-binding transcription factor, translating into MARARQERAEITRQAILDGAATAFDLSGFEGTSLSDVVKHAGVTKGALYFHFPSKEALARTLMDEQFQVSEHVPAVEDPGLQTVIDLTHQMAHGLRSNVRIRAGIRLVIEFGSFTNPDPTPYDAWIDTCRGCLTPAQERGDINPSLDVQDLSTLLVGAFTGIQVTSYVRTRREDLHTRVTDLWNFLLPTIVPPQRIGRFRPEGSPEAVPPAPTH; encoded by the coding sequence GTGGCGAGGGCCAGACAGGAGCGGGCCGAGATCACCCGCCAAGCCATACTCGATGGCGCGGCGACCGCCTTCGACCTCAGCGGGTTCGAGGGCACCAGCCTCAGCGACGTCGTCAAGCACGCCGGAGTCACCAAGGGCGCCCTCTACTTCCACTTCCCGTCCAAGGAAGCGCTCGCCCGCACCCTGATGGACGAACAGTTCCAGGTATCCGAGCACGTTCCCGCCGTCGAGGACCCGGGCCTGCAGACCGTCATCGATCTCACCCACCAGATGGCCCACGGACTGCGCTCCAATGTCCGCATCCGCGCCGGCATCCGCCTGGTCATCGAGTTCGGCTCCTTCACCAACCCCGACCCCACCCCGTACGACGCCTGGATCGACACCTGCCGCGGCTGCCTGACCCCCGCTCAGGAACGCGGCGACATAAACCCGTCGCTCGACGTCCAGGACCTGTCGACGCTGCTCGTCGGAGCCTTCACGGGCATCCAGGTGACCTCGTACGTCCGCACCCGGCGCGAGGACCTCCACACCCGCGTGACGGACCTGTGGAACTTCCTCCTCCCCACGATCGTCCCGCCGCAGCGCATCGGCCGCTTCCGCCCCGAGGGCTCGCCCGAAGCGGTCCCGCCGGCCCCCACCCACTGA
- a CDS encoding GNAT family N-acetyltransferase: protein MLKMPSRVELHPLTRSDQDEFCTLVRASSELHRPWMQLPANTEEFQAWMGRFDDGTNRGFLVRVRETGAAAGMININSIIRGRYQGASLGYAAFAPSAGHGYMTEGLTTALHHAFTELRLHRLEANIQPANEASLALVQRLGFSCEGLSPAYLYIDGGWRDHERWAITAPGPWTPDPSLPEV, encoded by the coding sequence ATGCTCAAGATGCCGTCACGGGTCGAACTGCACCCGCTCACCCGCTCCGACCAGGACGAGTTCTGCACGCTCGTACGGGCCAGCTCCGAGCTGCACCGGCCGTGGATGCAACTGCCTGCGAACACCGAGGAGTTCCAGGCCTGGATGGGCCGCTTCGACGACGGCACCAACCGCGGCTTCCTGGTCCGTGTCCGGGAGACCGGTGCGGCCGCAGGCATGATCAACATCAATTCGATCATCCGGGGCCGCTACCAGGGTGCGTCGCTCGGCTATGCGGCCTTCGCCCCGTCCGCAGGCCACGGCTACATGACCGAAGGGCTCACCACCGCCCTGCACCACGCCTTCACCGAGCTGCGGCTCCACCGGCTGGAGGCCAACATCCAGCCGGCGAACGAGGCATCCCTGGCACTGGTCCAGCGGCTGGGCTTCTCCTGCGAGGGCCTCTCGCCCGCCTACCTCTACATCGACGGAGGTTGGCGGGACCACGAGCGCTGGGCGATCACAGCCCCCGGCCCCTGGACGCCCGACCCGTCCCTTCCCGAGGTCTGA
- a CDS encoding metallophosphoesterase family protein, which translates to MRLLVTSDTHVPARAKHLPPALLEHVDRADVVIHAGDWTDEATLDLLESRSRRLVAVYGNNDGPALRRRLPEVARADLGGLRFAVVHETGPATGRERRCSERFPDTDVLVFGHSHIPWDSTAPGGLRLLNPGSPTDRRRQPHHTFLSLTVVDGELRETTLHRLPHASRELT; encoded by the coding sequence ATGAGGCTCCTGGTCACCTCTGACACCCACGTGCCCGCCCGCGCCAAGCACCTGCCGCCGGCCCTCCTGGAGCACGTGGACCGGGCGGACGTGGTGATCCATGCCGGTGACTGGACCGACGAGGCCACCCTCGACCTGCTCGAGTCCAGGTCGCGCCGCCTGGTCGCCGTGTACGGGAACAACGACGGCCCCGCCCTGCGCCGCAGGCTGCCGGAGGTGGCCCGGGCCGATCTGGGCGGGCTGCGTTTCGCCGTCGTCCACGAGACCGGTCCGGCCACCGGGCGCGAGCGCCGCTGCTCCGAGCGCTTTCCCGATACGGACGTCCTGGTCTTCGGCCACAGCCACATTCCCTGGGACTCCACCGCCCCCGGCGGGCTGCGCCTCCTCAACCCTGGCTCACCGACCGACCGCCGTCGCCAGCCGCACCACACCTTCCTGTCCCTCACCGTCGTGGACGGCGAACTGCGCGAGACCACCCTGCACCGGCTGCCCCACGCGTCACGGGAGCTAACGTAG
- a CDS encoding GNAT family N-acetyltransferase, producing the protein MTDVVLKLSARDLLHADLASCGWAGSDHHLAGVAKQLERARTGEVDYLAVCPGTDIPVAKGGVDYQVKEGVGTLWQLAVHPALQSCGIGTFLVEAAELRIRNRGLRQAELAVEESNPRAHALYRRLGYVAYGREPDAWDEQRPDGSLRRYETMCTLMRKELS; encoded by the coding sequence GTGACCGATGTGGTGCTGAAGCTGTCAGCCCGTGATCTGCTGCATGCGGACCTGGCGTCGTGCGGGTGGGCGGGGTCCGACCACCACTTGGCCGGCGTCGCGAAACAGTTGGAACGTGCCCGGACCGGTGAGGTCGACTACCTGGCGGTCTGCCCCGGGACGGACATCCCTGTGGCGAAGGGCGGCGTCGACTACCAGGTCAAGGAGGGCGTCGGCACTTTGTGGCAGCTGGCGGTCCACCCCGCATTGCAGTCGTGCGGCATCGGCACCTTCCTTGTCGAGGCCGCAGAACTGCGGATCAGGAACCGCGGTCTGCGGCAGGCCGAGCTGGCTGTGGAGGAAAGCAACCCCCGCGCGCATGCGCTGTACCGGCGACTGGGCTATGTCGCGTACGGGCGCGAGCCGGACGCGTGGGACGAACAGCGCCCCGATGGATCGTTGCGCCGCTACGAAACGATGTGCACGTTGATGCGGAAGGAACTCTCGTAG
- a CDS encoding YnfA family protein: MTVARSVALFVVAALFEIGGAWLVWQGIREHKGWIWTGAGVIALGLYGVVATFQSDDNFGRILAAYGGIFVAGSIAWGVVADGYRPDRYDIIGALVCLAGMAVIMYAPRGH, from the coding sequence ATGACCGTAGCTCGTTCAGTTGCCCTGTTCGTCGTCGCCGCGCTCTTCGAGATCGGTGGTGCCTGGCTGGTCTGGCAGGGCATCCGCGAACACAAGGGCTGGATCTGGACCGGCGCAGGCGTCATCGCCCTGGGCCTCTACGGGGTGGTCGCCACCTTCCAGTCCGACGACAACTTCGGCCGCATCCTCGCCGCGTACGGCGGGATCTTCGTCGCCGGGTCGATCGCCTGGGGCGTGGTCGCCGACGGCTACCGGCCCGACCGCTACGACATCATCGGCGCCCTGGTCTGCCTCGCGGGCATGGCCGTGATCATGTATGCCCCCCGCGGTCACTGA